From Piliocolobus tephrosceles isolate RC106 chromosome 16, ASM277652v3, whole genome shotgun sequence, the proteins below share one genomic window:
- the TMEM102 gene encoding transmembrane protein 102: MASAVWGSAPWWGPPPPAPARPLTDIDFCSGAQLQELTQLIQELGVQESWSDGPKPGADLLRAKDFVFSLLGLVHRRDPRFPPQAELLLLRGGIREGSLDLGHAPLGPYARGPHYDAGFTLLVPMFSLDGTELQLDLESCYAQVCLPELVCGTPIREMWQDCLGPPVPGARDSIRRTESEESSKDLQSSVDQPHSYVTEHEAPVSLEKSPSDVSSSELPQHDVVDLGSTAPLKTLSSDVTKADVESPVPKPSEAREAWPTLCPSQVAAWFFATLAAVAESLIPVPGAPRLVHAARHAGFTTVLLATPDPPRRLLLFDLIPVVSVAGWPEGARSHSWAGPLASESASFYLVPGGGTERPCASAWQLCFARQELALKARIPAPLLQAHAAAQALLRPLVAGTRAAAPYLLRTLLYWACERLPALYLARPENAGACCLGLLDELGRVLEAGTLPHYFLNGRELRTGDGSAALLGELARLRGDPARALRAAVEEAKVARKGGGLAGVGGGAH; this comes from the exons ATGGCTTCCGCGGTCTGGGGGAGTGCCCCCTGGTGGGGCCCGCCGCCCCCGGCCCCAGCTCGGCCGCTCACGGACATCGACTTCTGCTCCGGGGCGCAGCTGCAGGAATTGACCCAGCTGATCCAGGAGCTGGGTGTGCAGGAGAGCTGGAGTGACGGGCCCAAGCCCGGAGCCGATCTCCTCCGGGCCAAGGACTTTGTCTTCTCTTTGCTTG GTCTAGTTCACCGCCGGGACCCTCGCTTTCCTCCCCAGGCAGAGCTCTTGCTGCTTCGTGGTGGGATTCGCGAGGGCTCCCTGGATCTGGGGCATGCACCCCTGGGTCCCTACGCCCGAGGACCTCACTACGATGCCGGCTTCACACTTCTAGTGCCCATGTTTTCACTGGACGGCACTGAACTGCAACTGGACCTGGAATCCTGTTACGCACAGGTCTGCCTCCCAGAGCTGGTGTGCGGAACCCCCATCCGGGAAATGTGGCAGGATTGCTTAGGACCCCCAGTCCCAGGAGCACGTGATTCGATCCGCCGAACGGAGAGCGAAGAAAGTTCCAAGGACTTGCAAAGCTCTGTAGACCAGCCGCACAGCTACGTCACTGAGCACGAGGCGCCAGTGTCTTTGGAAAAATCACCTAGTGACGTTTCATCGTCCGAGTTGCCTCAGCATGACGTCGTCGACCTTGGCTCTACCGCGCCTTTGAAAACACTGAGTAGTGACGTCACCAAGGCAGACGTCGAAAGCCCAGTCCCAAAGCCGTCCGAGGCTCGGGAAGCGTGGCCCACATTATGTCCCTCCCAGGTGGCTGCCTGGTTCTTTGCTACGCTGGCGGCGGTCGCCGAGTCTCTGATCCCTGTCCCGGGTGCTCCGCGTCTGGTGCACGCAGCTCGCCACGCGGGTTTCACCACCGTCCTCCTGGCTACCCCTGATCCCCCTCGCCGCCTCCTGCTCTTCGACCTGATCCCAGTGGTATCCGTGGCCGGCTGGCCCGAGGGGGCTCGGAGCCACTCATGGGCTGGTCCTCTGGCCTCTGAGTCGGCTTCCTTCTACCTGGTGCCCGGTGGCGGCACCGAGCGACCGTGCGCCTCCGCCTGGCAGCTCTGTTTCGCCCGCCAGGAGCTGGCGCTCAAAGCGCGCATACCAGCGCCGCTGCTACAGGCGCACGCGGCGGCCCAGGCGCTACTGCGCCCGCTGGTGGCCGGGACCCGGGCAGCGGCGCCCTACCTCCTGAGGACGCTGCTGTACTGGGCGTGCGAGCGGCTGCCCGCGCTCTACCTGGCGCGGCCAGAAAATGCGGGCGCCTGCTGCCTCGGGCTGCTAGACGAGCTGGGCCGAGTGCTCGAGGCCGGGACTTTGCCTCACTATTTTCTGAACGGCCGAGAGCTCCGTACTGGGGACGGCTCCGCTGCGCTGCTCGGCGAATTGGCCCGGCTCCGCGGGGACCCTGCCCGGGCCCTCCGTGCCGCGGtggaggaggccaaggtggcccgCAAAGGGGGTGGTTTGGCGGGCGTGGGGGGCGGGGCCCATTAA
- the FGF11 gene encoding fibroblast growth factor 11, producing MAALASSLIRQKREVREPGGSRPVSAQRRVCPRGTKSLCQKQLLILLSKVRLCGGRPARPDRGPEPQLKGIVTKLFCRQGFYLQANPDGSIQGTPEDTSSFTHFNLIPVGLRVVTIQSAKLGHYMAMNAEGLLYSSPHFTAECRFKECVFENYYVLYASALYRQRRSGRAWYLGLDKEGQVMKGNRVKKTKAAAHFLPKLMEVAMYREPSLHSVPEASPSSPPAP from the exons ATGGCGGCGCTGGCCAGTAGCCTGATCCGGCAGAAGCGGGAGGTCCGCGAGCCCGGGGGCAGCCGGCCAGTGTCGGCACAGCGGCGCGTGTGTCCCCGCGGCACCAAGTCCCTTTGCCAGAAGCAGCTCCTCATCCTGCTGTCCAAGGTGCGACTGTGCGGGGGGCGGCCCGCGCGGCCGGACCGCGGCCCGG AGCCTCAGCTCAAAGGCATCGTCACCAAACTGTTCTGCCGCCAGGGTTTCTACCTCCAGGCGAATCCCGACGGAAGTATCCAGGGCACCCCAGAGGATACCAGCTCCTTCA CCCACTTCAACCTGATCCCTGTAGGCCTCCGTGTGGTCACCATCCAGAGCGCCAAGCTGGGTCACTACATGGCCATGAATGCTGAGGGACTGCTCTATAGTTCG CCGCATTTCACAGCTGAGTGTCGCTTTAAGGAGTGTGTCTTTGAGAATTACTACGTCCTGTACGCCTCTGCTCTCTACCGCCAGCGTCGTTCTGGCCGGGCCTGGTACCTCGGCCTGGACAAGGAGGGCCAGGTCATGAAGGGAAACCGAGTTAAGAAGACCAAGGCAGCTGCCCACTTTCTGCCTAAGCTCATGGAGG TGGCCATGTACCGGGAGCCTTCTCTCCACAGTGTCCCCGAGGCCTCCCCTTCCAGTCCCCCTGCCCCCTGA